The window TGAGGGTCGTCAGCCGGGCAGTGCACTTATCGGCGATCGGAACGCCAAGCGCGGCGAGTTCGGTCAGCTCGCTCGGGTCGTCCAGCACCTCAAGGAGCTAACTTGGCGTCTCGTCGAATCATCGGAGCTTGACGGGCCCGCACATGGTCACGCTGGGAGTGACCCGGTCGGGCAAGACCTACGGGGCTTCGAGTGCGGCGGCCGCGTGGTACGCCGAGCGAGATGACCGAACGTTGATTCTCGTCGATACGCAAGGGCGGCTTTACGGGACTCACGGAACTACTTGGCGGCGAGCATCTCACGATCGAGGACGACCAGCAGCTCAATCCACTCGAGATACAGGCCCCGCCCGAAGGAAACCAGGACATCGACGCCTATCGCATGGGCGTTGACCTTGCCACCGATTTCTTCAAAACAATTCTCACTGGGCAAGGCGTCGACGCTTCGGACTATCACTCGGTGATCGAGCAGGGAATTGAACACACCTACAAGGCTCACGGTGTTGTTCCCGGCGACGTTGAAAGCGCCGAGACGCCGACTGTCCGCGATCTCATGGCGACGTGGGAAGATATGGGGGAGAACCCTGGCGAGTACACTGTCAGCGGTGACGGGACCAAAGAGAGCGACATCAAGGAAACGCGAGCGGCCGAACTGCTCGATAAACTCTCGGGGTTCAGCGAGGACGGCAAGTACCACAACCTCCTCGGCGAGACCTCACTGGGACTCACCGATAGCGACGTGACGATGGCGTACCTCGACATGGATCAACTCGATACCGACAACGACGCCGAACAGTCAGCCATGCTCTCGTTGGCGCAGTCCCAAATCACACAGAAGGTCCGCCGAAGCGAGGGCGAGCTCCTCTGTTTGATCGACGAGGCGCATATGCTCCTGCACAACGACGCGCAGGTGTCATATCTCCAGCGGGCGTTCCGCGAGTGGGCGCGCTACGACGCAGCCATGTGGCTCGTCTCGCAGCATCCCAGCGAGTTCCTCGCCGACAACTCCGAGGACAAGAACTCGGACAAAAAGCAGGCACTCCTCGATCAGACCTCGTTCACGCAGATCTTCAACATGGGACGGATCAAACGCGAGGTAATCCGGGAGTTCGTCCCGAACGACGCGCTTGTCGATACGATCAAGACGGACCTCACGCCTGCTCTCGACGAGGCCGGGTTCACCGAGTGTGTGCTCAATGTTACAGATAATGACAAACCCGGCTGGCACCGCGTACAGGTCGAAGCGTCGCCCCTCGAGGACTACGTGCTCAACTACGACGCCGACGACCACGGCGACTTTAATCGTTATATGCGCCGCTTCTTGCACGGAAGTGCCCTCGCGCCGGTTGAAGAACAGTTCCACGAGGATGACGAACAGTCCAGCGAGCAGGTCGACGAGGACACGGCCGACGCGAGCGCGGAGCCGAGCCTTGCCGACCTATATGCCGCACAGGCCGACGACTAACGATCACGCATCACTGACACGAAGACGGGCTCTGTTGAGATCCTTTGACGAGATTAGTGAGCGGGGTTCCTCCATGAGGAGTGTTTGTTTCGTCGACGCGCTCAGAAAACGGACGTTTTCAATAGACTTGGATAGGAATTTATCTAACAACTATACTACTATTCAATATTATATCGAGGGGTGGTAGTTAAGGCTGATGAGTATCCTTCTCAAAACACTCTGAGAGTAAATATCAGAATCGGGGAAGTATGATAAATAGAAAACATATACTACTTCTCCTCGTGTGTGCGGTGGTTCTGGGAGCAGGCTGCACCGACATGGGGGGAGATGGCGCTGGAAATGGTACCGGAAGCGATCAAACACCTTCTGAAAGCGAAGATCTCGAGAACGAACAAAACGATAGCCGTGACGAATCGGACTCTCCGTTTGGCAACTCTGACGAGTCAGACACGAGCAACGAGGACGATTCCGGTTCATCAGCAGCGACCTCACAATCCGATGGAGACGATAGTGGCGAATCGACCCGTGACTCAGATACTGAGAGCTCGGGTGAAAGTAGCTCAGACACCGAAACCTCAGCTGGAAGCGACGAGGACACGCCTGCAGACCACCGGGATCTCACCGCGACGGTGACTGACGCGAATGGCGACCCAATCGAGGGTGTTGACGTGACGGCCACCCACGACGCTTCGGGCGAGTCGCGCACACTCACGACTGGCGATGATGGCATAGTCGTCTTCTCTGTCCTTGATGGTGAGTTCTCACTATCAGCAGAGGATAGCTCCGAGACCGTGACGGTCGACGGCGATACCGATACGACACTCGAAACGGAGATCCAACCCGAGGAGGGCAGTGATGCCTCTAGCGATGAGCAGGAGCAAGACGAACAGACCGATAGTGAAGAACAGACTGACGAGACCGACTCGTCGAGCGAGGATAACACCGACGAGGACAACAGTAACGAAGAGAACGAGACCGAAGCACCACCTGACGAGGACGACAACGACGGCGATACTGAAGAGCCCGCACCCGGCCCGGATCCAAACCCCGGTGACGATGAAGAGAACGATAGCGAGGGCAACGAATCACCGCCCGGCGATGGTGAGGAGAACGACGACTCGGAGGAGAACGAGAGTGAAGAGAACGACTCTGAAGCCCCAACCGGTCTGCAGACGAACACCACGATGACAGTCGAACTCGTCGACCAGGACGGCAACCCGGTGCAAGGCGAGGTGTCGATGGGACTCGTCGGACACGGACTGAGCGTGTCGGAAGAGACCAACGAGAACGGCGTCGCGACCTTCGAGAACCTACCCGACCAGAGCGATCTGGGCGCTGACTCCTATCAAGCCGAACTCAGTGCCGACGTTGAGGGGTACCAAGTGAGCGAGGGCTTCTCGGACTTCACGACCGTCATCCAGGGCGGCGAGGACAATACCCACACGCTGGACCTCGTTGAGGAACCGACTGTCCACAACGTCTCCGTGACGGTGCGGGACGACGAGACGGGCGCATCAATCCAGGGCGCACAGATCCAGGCCAATGGCGGACGACTCCCCACGGGGGGCGATAAGGTCTTTGAGGGGACGACAAACGACGAGGGGACATATACGACGACCGCCGCCGAAGGGCAGTATGAGATCGAGACCCGACATGGCGGGTATTCGCCCGACACGCAGACGGTTGACATTGACGGTGATACGAACATCGTCTTTGAACTTGACTCGCACCACCTCTCACCGCAGCCCAACGAGAGCGAGGCGAACAGCTCGTCCGGGCCGAACGCGAGTGAACCGAACGAATCGGGCATGAACGCGACGGCTGCGTAGCCCTTTCCTTTAGTGTCACCAACGGTGAGTTTACCATCTTAATGCAGTAGTGCATAGGACATATAGAATGGCAGATAGGCTTGATCGGACGGACGAACTCGCACAGAAAGACGAACGGATCGCAGAGCTTGAGGCACAACTCCGAGAGACGCCGGCCACGACCGAAGCGAGGGCCGACGGTGGCGAGACCCGGTCGATCGAGGAGCAGGCCGCCGCCGTGGTCCACGAACTTGAACGGGGCGACTGATCACGATGCCCATTAAAAATATACCAACCCTGTCTAGATACGACATATGAGTACTCTGTGGCAGGTTGGATATATCATAGTTGTAATCATTGGTATTGCCTACGTTTTACTTCCTAAGAGTAGGCACAGATTCGGATTTGAATTCCTTCGGCGTTCATCGTCCAACCAATCTGGGAGATCCAGTACCTCTGTTTGGCTTTACCGAGGGTTAGGTGTGGTATTTTTATTTATCGGCATAACAGGAGTCCTCTAAGAGGTATTCTTCCTGTATGTAGCGATTGGTGCATCTTCAATTTCCAATTAGAATGGATGAAACACCTGGTACGTAGCAGTGCGAATAGAACGCCTTATTCACGCTCATACGAAAATAGTTCTTCTATTGAGCAATCAAAATATATTGCGAGCTTGAATGCAAGTTCAAGAGAGGGGTCGTATCTCTCTGCTTCAAGTGCGTTAATGGTCTGTCGAGTAACTCCGACCTCTTTCGC is drawn from Halalkalicoccus subterraneus and contains these coding sequences:
- a CDS encoding helix-turn-helix transcriptional regulator, producing the protein MENELKVYRAKHDLTQEDLAKEVGVTRQTINALEAERYDPSLELAFKLAIYFDCSIEELFSYERE
- a CDS encoding carboxypeptidase-like regulatory domain-containing protein yields the protein MTDANGDPIEGVDVTATHDASGESRTLTTGDDGIVVFSVLDGEFSLSAEDSSETVTVDGDTDTTLETEIQPEEGSDASSDEQEQDEQTDSEEQTDETDSSSEDNTDEDNSNEENETEAPPDEDDNDGDTEEPAPGPDPNPGDDEENDSEGNESPPGDGEENDDSEENESEENDSEAPTGLQTNTTMTVELVDQDGNPVQGEVSMGLVGHGLSVSEETNENGVATFENLPDQSDLGADSYQAELSADVEGYQVSEGFSDFTTVIQGGEDNTHTLDLVEEPTVHNVSVTVRDDETGASIQGAQIQANGGRLPTGGDKVFEGTTNDEGTYTTTAAEGQYEIETRHGGYSPDTQTVDIDGDTNIVFELDSHHLSPQPNESEANSSSGPNASEPNESGMNATAA